A segment of the Pieris napi chromosome 5, ilPieNapi1.2, whole genome shotgun sequence genome:
GAATATTTAAGGGGTTTAACGCATTAAACACGTATGTCGAGGGTAGCACtgcttacatatataattagcTGCGctcgcgaacttcgtttcgtcctaatatgattttatgatatgaaatattttgccATACTACCCACTACCACTCATagactgttcgcttttccggaataaaacaaagtactaaattaaaacataatttttaatttttttttatatttcttgatAAAATccttcctcagagttcaaaaaaataaataataaaactattactgaacgaattggtccagccgttcgAGTTTTGCGTTTAGCAACAaatttgcgattcatttttatttatatagatagataagttattttttaattttgattttcgTTTAAATGAGTcctacacatttaaataaacattcaacgattaatacattattaacaaCTGCAGAGACCGATCATCCTGTTCAGAAACACTTCAAGCTTCGAACAAATTCGCTTTTACACCCCAtagagtttaatttaatttattatatttcattcaGGGTTCCGGTGACATCAAGTACCATTtaggtacatatatacatCGGTTTATTCGTAAAACGAATCGCTACATTAAAGTATCGATGAGCTGCAATCCATCACATTTGGAAGTCGTGTCACCTGTTGTTGTTGGCAAGACTCGTGCAGAACAGTTCTTCAAAGGAGATAATAATGGTGATAAGGTGAGGCCTGAAAGATGGTGGATCAGTAAGATGCTTTGGGGATACTATACTTCATTAGCTTCTACGTTCAACGTGATTAGTCTGAGTTATTGCGGACATTTGGTTGTCACATGAGTCATGTTAAcaatttctgaaccaattcgacctagggtccttcaagaaaagagcgtagcttttcttgaaaggccggcaacgcacttgtgagcctcctggcaatatctgtccatgggcggtggtatcacttaacctgctgcccgtttgcctcctgttacataaaaaaacaaaaaatgtttttaaatcggACTAGGAATGGGAATTTGCTTTGATTAATAATTGCTATGCGACTTCAATACAAAGAGACCCCATGTGCCGTCTTAAGTTCTCGTGTTATTTTCGCACGCGTAGGTATATCCTTTCTATTGtcataaaacaaaagttttgaGTCAGGCTTGAATGAAATGATGCATGCGTAAAATACTtgagatatttaaattttgttgttaataatatataggtGATGGCTATAATCATGCACGGAGATGCAGCCTTCGCTGGACAAGGAGTCGTTTATGAGACTATGCACCTCGGTGAACTACCAGCTTTTACAACTCACGGCGCTATACACATTGTGTGTAACAACCAAATTGGGTATACCACTGACCCCAGATTTGCTAGAAGTTCTCCATACTGTTGTGGTAAGTTATTAGGGAGacttcaagtattacgtcacgcaatttttggagattcttgtaggggggggggggctaCCCCATGTAATGCGAattaacgtttttctgtactcaatagtaaaacgtttcgtgaccacccagtgaatctttatacctaaaagttaccatcttgttgtgtaaagtactggaaagtcgaaaatattaaataatattaacaataacgcgtaattcaatcacCGCCAAaaatcgtaacgttttacaagagGACTCGCTGGCTGACTAGCTGGCACCACTGCCAgctatagaataaaataattaaagttaatttgatGTATTGTTCGTcacattgaaatatttattatttttgtattatgtcacttaagtaaatatttagatttacctttttgtaggtgaaagaaaatacgtagcatttttatttttattgccctcaaatgggtcaaatttgtccctttttcaatacttatgaaatgtcagaattctacggaatgaaaaatcGGAGTATAATGTATTCTTTCAGACGTAGCGAAATGCGTGAATGCGCCAGTGCTCCACGTGAATGGTGATGACCCTGAAGCAGTGGCCCATGTGGCCCGCTTGGCCATTGAGTACCGGTGTCATTTCAAGAAAGACGTGGTCCTGGACTTGACCTGCTATCGAAGGTTTGGGCACAGTGAAGAGGATGAGCCAATGTTCACGCAGCCCTTTATGTATAAGAAGATACGCTCAATGAAGACTAGTAAGACTATTTAACAATGATAAAGATATAAGTTTGTTTCCATTGAGTTGGTTAAGAGTTCTaatgatatgtattttttgttttctggtatatattatacaagtgcagtgttggcctagtgaacTCTCATCCCTCgagtatttaacattcgatcGGAcggttaataaaaacatcgtgaggaaatttttatttaataaacattttgtgTATCTATTGTCTTTTTAAGCTACGAGTGTTAATAATAGCTAGTAATACTTACAGATTTCTTTTCAAAACAGTATCTTTATACTGTTTCATTCTTTAatgaatatacatttttttaaataaacatgaaaatcatttaaattacaGTCGATCAAATATACGGCGAGAGATTGAAAGCTGAAGGGGTAGTAAATGACGCTGACATCAAAGGCTGGGAGAAAGAATATATGGACACATTGAATAAGCACTTTGAACTTGCCAAGAAGGTCACTAAACTGAGTATCATGGACTGGATTGACACGCCGTGGACTGGGTTCTTTGAGGCACGAGATCCAAAGAAGGTATGATCGGTGaacaatatgtatttattacaaatgatttttgtttaacaGCCATAGAACTGTCTAATTCTTTTTTCCGGTTTTCTACattatgataaaattaatatatttaaatgaaaactgGTTTTAATTTAGACCAACATTCAGTATTTGTTGTCTCGCATtaccaaattatttatttatttacacttcgttgcaaataaaagaaacacaatacataaacattataagggatgcaacgggcggccttatcgctaagcgatctcttccaggcaaccctagttaaagagaaaaactaaaaaagaaagaaacatgatgcgtgcgagaagtgcagaaccaaatgttatatacaaaaaaaatatatatattatatatatagaaccttaagctaaagtaatacaaaagaaaaattaataacagactaaaaacttaaaagctaatcttacaaattatatttttttcttaactaAAAAGATTTATCAAATTACTTCAGATGGAAATTATGACGATGATAGAGAAAGATGACTGAATGCTAGGAATACAGTAAATAGAGCGTTGTCCTTTGTTGTGCGTGTGTGCTTTGTGTGGCCAAGAAGTCTCAAAAGAGAGTCGATTGGCCGTACATGGGGAGTGCTTATCCCGGCGTTAACACGGGAGTAAATTTTGGATGTGGCAGAGAAAGAATGAAAGTTGAATAAATGCCGTGAAAatgataagtaataaatacgcAACGGTTTGCATAGGTGGTTTGGCCAAAAGGATAAATTAGAAGCGGTTAGCAAGTAGaatatagagcagtgttggcctagtggcttcagcgtgcgactctcatccctgaggtcgtaggttcgatcccaggcTGCTCACCAGCTTTCTATCGCATTTAactttcgctcgaacggtgaaggaaacatcgtgaggaaatcggcttaccttagacccaaaaagtcggtgTGTGACAGACACAGCTGATTACCTTCTTCCCTATTAGATtggcaaatgatcatgaaacagatacagaaatctgaggcccagacctaaaaaagtagGATATAAAAGGCAACCGTGGATGGTGAAATCGGGTTGTTCAAGCCTTGTCCTTACCTGGATTGGTTCAGGAGGTACTAGAGAAAGGACTAGTAGGTACCAACgataatataaactataaacCATAGAAACAGGcttatatttgtattgtttttcatGGTCTCAATGTTTCCCCAGATCGAAGACACCGGAATCAGCGAAACAACTATATCGACGATAGCCAAACACTTTTGTAAACCGCCGGAGCCCTGGGCCTTCGAAGTACACAAGGGTATTCATAGAATTCTACTGAACAGAGAGAAAATGGTAATTATCTAGTCAACCCTTGTTTGTTtcaataataactattacatttatttattaaagtacatcatatattacattttctatTACATCGTTTCTCAAGCGGGTACTCgagtttgtttaaaaaaagggttagtctgttgaaaaataataaatacaaactacATATTGGTAAAAAGATTCATTAAAAATGACGCGCTATGTACACATTATTGTAATGTTGGTGACGGGGTCGCAAGACTGTTTAACTTAACTTGTTGACTTTTTCGAGGGGTCGCGACATAAAAGTGGTTGAGAAACGATGTTTTATAGTATACATTACAAtctatttacttaaaatacatgacaattacGGTGAATATGAAGAtacaaaaaattctaaaaatataacactttacaaagtttaatttttaccaGTAATTTCCTATTCAAATACTTGATCGCTTAACAATGCGGATTAGGTACCAGATAGGCGCTATAAAATATCGAATATCAAGAACGATGatacaaatcataaaaaagaagctgtaaaataattaaaattctatattttaaagGTAAAAGACGGTATTGCTGACTGGGCAATGGGAGAAACATTGGCGTATGGATCGCTCTTGAGGGATAAAATACATATCAGATTTACAGGCGAGGATGTGGAAAGAGGGACGATGGCACATAGGTTTGTTTAGAATGTGCAAATAGTCGTCAAATTTAGTGTATCAATGAAGAACACATTTCTTACAGTATAAACGCCACTTTTGTTTGCTAAACTTTGATGCGAATAATCAATAAACTCACATGATTCTCTTTGGAACAGTACAGTTTGATAATTAAGAATTGTTTGAGAGATGGTGATGCGGGAAGAGGTCCGTTGTAAGATTTTTATAGTTCCACAGATcttgaaatttaatatgaaaaaataaaaatgaatacaaataagaattatattactttatataaatagtacGCCAGCACAAACtctacatttttataatctgtGTCGATTTTAAGATCTTTTCATACTGCTTAAATATActacgtttatttttatgtaataggaggctcacatgatgttaagtgatgccgACGCACAAGAACACCCACACAGCCTTCtaggcttgcaagtgcgttgccggccctttaaaaattgatacgctcttttcttgaagcaatattttttttatatttgacacCTAGACTGTCATCGGCAAAACCCAGATAAGATTTTATTACCAGGCATCACGTATATCACCACCAAGGAGTGGACGGCGCGACGCATAGAGTCCTTGACACTTTGTACCCTGATCAGGCAGCATACAGCTTACACAACAGTTCACTGTCGGAATTTGGTAAGGCAGAAATGTTAACATTAAACTCAGtagtttgaaaattttactatgttgtatatctatatatatatatataaatgttatgttggtttgtgtacgcttcaaaaactcaaaaagttttacaccgatcgagctgaaaGTTTGTTTGTTGAAAAGAAGGAgtgtttttatcttttgttttcttttttttccacaagtattgcaaaattaaacttagtatatgaaatgttttctttgtctTGTTTCTCATTCCTCAACtattcaatcacaatgtgccacagcgatacgtggcagggaacagctagttaaataaaataaaatattatatatattcattttataattcatataattaataaacagtaataaaatatatttatgtaaattctTCTTCTAATTCTTAAAGAACTGACGGTTGGTGAGTCTAGCAGTAGCTTGAAAAAGATACCAGACGGGACAACGAAATCAGAAGTTGTAACTCGTAACTCGTAGCTAAAGTTGTTGGTCACAAGTCATTTCGGGAGGCCTAATTCAGGGAAACTCTTTATTAACTGGTCGTTAAACAGGCTTCCTCCTCGTAATGGGACTCTTattctaacataaattaagatttttactaacaatttaattgtaactTTTAAGAGGTTTTTCttaagaattattataaaaattctaaaGGTGCGACTGAAATGAATGTATTCACACGTATACCATGTGTACTAGTGAACAAATCCTTATCTATCTTATTGGGAAATTTTGTATCTAGATAAACTTTCTTTCAGGTATCCTAGGCTTTGAAACCGGCTACTCATACTCAAGTCCAGCCTTATTAACGATATGGGAGGCGCAGTATGGAGACTTTGCGGATACTGCACAGCCAGTCTTTGATACTTTCATCTGCAATGGCGAGAGCAAGTGGGTCTGTCAGTCTGGTCTCGTTGTTCAACTGCCGCATGGgatagatggcgctgtaagatattttgatgttatacgattaaattcgtatttaaataatttacagaGTTTTTTTGTGAGTTCACTATGTTAGATTTGCTGTGTGCACGTAATGGATAATCTCTAAAGTTTGCGATTTTAATTGCACCAATATAGCTTCATTATCAGTGATAACATAAGCAAAATGGGAGAAACTTATTTCCCTTTGAAAGCTTCCTGCAAGCTTCATGCAAGTTTCATGCAagttttttgtcttttatttttataaaatcatttaataatgagatacatattatatgtttagCGTTGTACCCAGTCTTATGACAACATGATTCTAGGGTCCAGAACATTCGTCTGCTAGGGTTGAGAGATACCTGCAGCAAGCTGATGATGACGAAGATTTAATTCCAGATCTCGATGAAAAGGATATGGCATGTTAGTatgattataataacaataattatatctcTATGTGtaagatatattataatttataattaaacaagtaCTACACAAGACAAGATTTCGAGAACTTTATTATACGACTCAAAATACTAAACATTGCTCCATTGTAAAGCCGTaattacgttaaatattatgaagtcACATTATGTTCGTAAAGAGTCTTATAtagaaatgttaaaatttatacatagatCAGTTTCGAAATTTCTGCGTCTATTGGCAAGTTCCTTTAATGACACGCCGGTTTCCTTGCGCTGATTTCctcaatattaaattgattaacTTGTGCCACTTTATTACTAAAGGTCGGCTGTTAACAACTTGAATAAGGTATCTTGCATCAGTCTAAAAAGCTCCTCGGTGGATGTGATACCAGTCCACACCCGCACGTTTTGCAACCACGACTAATTCGCCCGTATCTTACCTTGAATTTTGTTCATCATTATAAGCTACAACAAGTCGTATAGATGATAACGCAAAACGTGGCCGAGATATGCGACTGTATTCTGTATTTTAAGTCTGCATAAACTTTCGTGTCGTAACGTTTCGTTGAAGGAATTTCGTTCGTTCATTCGTCACTCTCTGGATCCAGCTGATGGTAACACCACATCTCAAAgtctttttatgtaacatgaTTAACACATGACCATAACATAAGATTCCTAACCACAGTAGTATGTAAGTTTAATCACTAAACGAGATCTTTTCATCTTCTAGTGAAACAGCTTCGTGCGGCAAATTGGATCGTGTGCAATGTGACATCACCAGCCAACTATTTCCATCTGATTCGACGCCAGATCGCATTACCTTTTAGGAAACCAGTTATTTTGATGACTCCAAAGGTTGGCCTGAAGCATCCCTTCTATCGGTCACCCTTTAAAGACTTTCTACCAGGGACTAGCTTCCAAAGGtttgcttatttatttatttataagcaaaGTATAAGGATGGTTCGAGTTGCGATGTCAGGAATGTTCAAGAAAACAAGacgatttcaaaataaacaattagcgGTACAATACTCAGGTGACCCTAaactattacttaataatcttCAAACATCTCTAGATGCCGCGGAATTAGAGAAGAAAGAATATCCATcgatacaagaaaaatacaacctattactaaatcaactaaaaacagtaaccagaaaaacaaacaaaagtatCAAGAAAGAAGTCTCACttacaatcaaacaattattacaagaACGAAAAGAACTTTTACGACAAAAGGAAATTAAAGGAAACCGCCAAAGAGTAACAGAAGTAAGCAAAAAGATCAGTGAACAACTtaggaaagaaagaaaaactaaaagatctaatacaATGAAAAGTTACATAGAAAAGACAGGAGGAATAAAAAAGGCATTGAAGGAGTTAAACTACAAAAAGGACTGGATACCAAGTATGAGAAAGAAAGATGGCAATAATACAGGTAAAAGActcgaaatattaaaaatcgctACAGAATTCTACCGAAACTTATACCAAAGTCAAAAAGAGAAAGacactataaaagaaaacgacGAAATAACTAATGAAGAATATATACCGGAAATAATGAAGGAAGAAAccataaaagcaataaatacacaaaaactcGATAAAGCCCCTGGATCTGATCTTGTTACAAACGAACTTCTAAAAGCAACGTTACCAGTAATCGCTCCAAGACttacagatatatttaatgaaattatcaaAACGGAAAACATTCCAGAGGATTGGACAAAATCTACAATTATACTACTACATAAAAAAGGTGACAAAGGAGATATAGCAAATTACAGACCAATCAGTTTAATGTCCAATATTTACAAagtgttttcaaaaataatattatctagaATCACAAACACACTTGAAGAAAATCAACCCAAAGAACAAGCTGGATTCCGTAgacatttttcaacaatagacCACATACACGCCCTTAGACAAATACTCcagaaatttaaagaatataacaaaatttactacataggGTTCGTGGATTTCAACAAAGCATTCGACACACTTGAACATAGATTTATCTGGGACGCACTAAAAGATCAAGGCGTACATGCAAAATACATACGGATACTGAAAAACGTATACACAAAAAGCACCGCACAAGTAAAACTAGAATCTATAGGCGAAGAATTTCCGGTTGAGAGAGGTGTACGCCAGGGAGACCCAATttcaccaaaaatatttgcagcAGTTCTGGAAAtgatattcagaaatctggaTTGGACGAATAAAGGACTAAATATAAATGGCGAAAATCTGAGTCACCTACGCTTTGCAGACGACCTAATCTTATTTTCGGAAAACCCGAAAACCCTAAAGGAAATGTTGCAACAGTTAGCGGAAGAAAGTAAGAAGGCAGGCCTGTCAATGAACTTAACGAAAACAAAAGTAATGTCTAACTCCTCACAAACAGAGTCCATAACAGTAAATGATGAAGAAATAGAGTATGTAAAGGAGTATGTGTATTTGGGACAGTTAATATCTACTGAGGAATGTAtgcaaaaagaaatagaaagaaGAATAACTAATACTTGGAAGAGATATTGGTCACTCAGTGAAGTCATGAAGAACCAGGATATGTCTATGAGGAACAAGAGGAGAATATACAATATGTGTATCTTACCATGCTTACTATATGGGTGCCAAACATGGGCATTGACAGAAGAACAAGcaaggaaaataaaagtttgtcaGAATGGAATGGAGAGAAGCACAATaggaattaaaagaaaagaccgagttaaactaaaatgtatcaaaaacaaaacaaaatttaagaatgcATACACAACATACAGGTGCTTAAAGTGGAGGTGGGCTGGACATATGATAAGAGAGAAGAAGGAGAAATGGACGAGAATAATaacagaatggcaaccacgagATAGTAAAAGAAACAGAGGCAGACAGACTAGAAGATGGGAGGACGACATCAAAAAAGTGGCGGGCCCAATATGGACGCGCATAGCGAAAAATAGAACAGAGTGGAAAtctttagaggaggcctatgtcgaAAGACAAGCTGAAATGTAGAAACGACCGTTTACCGATACCGGATttatgaaaagaaaagaaactgttaaaagttataaacgtatttgtaagaaaaattactgtaaaaataagttcagcaataaaggctattttattttattttatttattaagcaaaGTTAAAGCTAACacatatctatattatataagaaaacacTTAGGCAATAtagaaagccaaaacagattacattgttaaaaataaaatatatgaaacagatGATATATAGTACAGGATCCATCGCCCATTTTTGCACTTGATTACTATCAAGCTAATTTTCCGTGAGTAGCTTTATTTTGATGAGACGCCCAATAATTTTCTGTACGAAACTCTCGATTGTGGTAGCTAACAGAAGTAGCTAGGATAAAATATGTTGATTTGATGATTCTCAAATATTGATTActaactgaatttttttttgttaaatctcAAGACAATTATCTAAATTattcgaaaaaatatttgtcctACAAAATCTATGGTTTGATCAAAGAGTCCCCTCTTTCCGACATGTATCGATAACGAGGTCATCATAAATGATTACTAACcagctgatttttttttatttacttagttaatatttatgtaatttaacagACATATTGTCCTACAAATTGCGCGGTACGTTAACCTGGTCCTACGCTCTAAAGTAGTAGTACAGATCCatgatgtaaaaataattactatcaAGCTGAATCTTCGTGAATAGCTTCGTTTCGATGAGTCGCCCAACAATTTCCTATGCGAAAATTCTCAATTATGGTAGCTAACAGAGGTAGCAATGAAACCAAAAACCCTGTATTAAAGATTTTGAACATAATCTGAGAGGTGAAGATGACACACTATATGACGTAATACGTAAAGAGAATAATCGTCCTTCAGATTTCTGCAAATTATTGAGGAGcaacaattttaaagaaaaatttgtaaaatttttaattgaaaattggACAAGGGACGAATTTATTACTTTGATCACAGGAAAGactattaaacttaattatgaTCAATGTTACACTTATGAGGTATctagtgaaaataaaataaaaagagtcaTTGACTATAATTTCTCTTGTTATCATGAAGAAGCTGATACCAAAATAGTATACCacatttgtcaatttaatacTAACTATCGTGTGTGCGATGTTAGTAGCGAAGATTTATCAAATGAATCTGATGAAGATTAACTTCTTTATATATGGATATACAAATTTTTGTACCTAgattactaaaaaataaagttatttaaattttaaaaaagattttttcacTGTATGTTATTTGACAAATAGGAAAacgaaaaaattacaattcttGTCGGACTAGTGATACATACCTGTTTTCTTGTAGGACGTTGTTTCATTTGGGCAGAGAACACACTAACctattatatgatatttttgtcCTACAGTTAGTAATGAGAAAAATGGTCTTGTGGTATTAACAATTTCTTAGCGTAGGACCAGGATAACGTACCGCGCAATTTGTAGGACAATATGTctgttaaattacataaatattaactaagtaaataaaaaaaaatcagctgGTTAGTAATCATTTATGATGACCTCGTTATCGATACATGTCGGAAAGAGGGGACTCTTTGATCAAACCATAGATTTTGTgggacaaatattttttcgaatAATTTAGATAATTGTCTTgagatttaacaaaaaaaaattcagttagTAATCAATATTTGAGAATCATCAAATCAACATATTTTATCCTAGCTACTTCTGTTAGCTACCACAATCGAGAGTTTCGTACAGAAAATTATTGGGCGTCTCATCAAAATAAAGCTACTCACGGAAAATTAGCTTGATAGTAATCAAGTGCAAAAATGGGCGATGGATCCTGTACTAATACgtacattaatagacaaaaaaaaaagaaaactgaaattattgtattaaacacacgacaattaatacttaatatttaaaagaactatatttttgaatagtACATTATATTAATGCCTAGAATTAGGACTAAACGTGTATTCTTTtccataatttataataatcctAACAATAAATCAAGTGAAAGCGTATAGTAAGCgtaagtatattatgttatatagagATAATAGAGTAAGATCCCAGAGCGTTCTGACATAACTTATTTTCACATGGATGAAACCTTCACGAATTAGTAACGTCTAGTATACTTTAAATACCTGCCTACTTGTGGAGCTTGCCCTGTGACACCTGGGCAGGTACCAGGTGAGAAAGGTAACTAAAAATATGAGTTATCTAACTTAAATTTGTATGgctgaattttatatatattttatagaatattattcTAAACTAGAATTATAAAGTGTCAGACACTTTTCATGGACCAGAGCTTTTGTCAGACGCTTTAAAGCTcgacaaaaaattaatgaactttacttattttttcatgtctgacttttaaatatattattcaagtaATTACtacaaagttatattttatcagTCAGACAAATTCGAGTGACCAAACATCCCCTaaacacaaaattattcaGCCGGGAGTGCGAGCGCGAGAGCACTATGCGCATGCGTTTCAGagtaaaaaattgaaatgtattgaaaatacttattaatttcaatCCAAGATTTTTGCATCCTTTTTTCAGTAAGAtctcttattaaaaaaaaaaaagatttaaaaagattCAACCCAGTCAaaatgtatatctatatatttgtcAAGTTGAATCTTTTTTAATCTCTTTGAGCCATTTCGAATCTTTTCAAATCTCTTTTTCTAATCAGGGATGAGCTTCAATATTAAGCtgtgaattaataaatattaaagtgaatttatttattgcatgtaTTTAGGATAGTGAATATATGAGGAGCCATTATGTTTTATAAggaattatctttattttattgtaaaaaagatACCAGTTTTCTGCCAGGCCACACATATCCAACACGATTAAGCAATTGTCTCGATCATGTAATggttaaaactgttttacaaACTAgtgttatagttataaattccACCGTAACTGATCACGACTCTATTCTAATAAATCTATCCCTTAACAGTAAACGGACTAATACTCAGTGCCCTTCCATTGTTGAAAGAGTAAATTTTAGTGaagctataaaatatgttgaattggctgattttacttttatgactaACAAGCAAGACGCCGAGTCTGCTGCGAC
Coding sequences within it:
- the LOC125049385 gene encoding 2-oxoglutarate dehydrogenase, mitochondrial-like; this translates as MYLRFHQIINSTLHSTRVTLTRPTYGVCSLSVSPHRGQKTFPKSETFLNGANASFLENQYLEWSKSKGSIDSSWDGLYESVNSSKLQIDEFQDDFSPKSKDKSKSSKVTDADSKHKIMLHLAVQNLIRSYQARGHLLAKTDPLGLTFAARWLLKAQSAPVDLKGVNCKLVARELGTILGDEHMDMTFELPHRTFIGGKEDSLTLREIICRLEKVYCQSIGVEYMHLYDPDSLQFIRERMEVPGCLEKTVEEKRLIMRRLTKAVFLEKYFATKWPAEKRFGLEGGESMIVMLEEIVDSSTRLGVESIVMAMQHRGRLNMLVNVCRKQLTDIFAQFKPMEPKEPGSGDIKYHLGTYIHRFIRKTNRYIKVSMSCNPSHLEVVSPVVVGKTRAEQFFKGDNNGDKVMAIIMHGDAAFAGQGVVYETMHLGELPAFTTHGAIHIVCNNQIGYTTDPRFARSSPYCCDVAKCVNAPVLHVNGDDPEAVAHVARLAIEYRCHFKKDVVLDLTCYRRFGHSEEDEPMFTQPFMYKKIRSMKTIDQIYGERLKAEGVVNDADIKGWEKEYMDTLNKHFELAKKVTKLSIMDWIDTPWTGFFEARDPKKIEDTGISETTISTIAKHFCKPPEPWAFEVHKGIHRILLNREKMVKDGIADWAMGETLAYGSLLRDKIHIRFTGEDVERGTMAHRHHVYHHQGVDGATHRVLDTLYPDQAAYSLHNSSLSEFGILGFETGYSYSSPALLTIWEAQYGDFADTAQPVFDTFICNGESKWVCQSGLVVQLPHGIDGAGPEHSSARVERYLQQADDDEDLIPDLDEKDMALKQLRAANWIVCNVTSPANYFHLIRRQIALPFRKPVILMTPKVGLKHPFYRSPFKDFLPGTSFQRAIGETGPASKNPKEVKKLIFCSGKVAITIDDLLKEKKLQDKIAVCRIEQLYPFPYDLVLKEFCKYDCAKVFYCQEEHKNQGPWLFVKVRLENLFGKKIGCISRPASSASATGIKWIHAKELTDLKNKIIEL